The window GCGGCCCCGCTCTGACCTCGCGCCCCGCCGGTGACCTGCGTCTCCTGCGGGGCGCCGGTGTACCCGGCCCCCGACGGTCGTTGGTCGGCGCCCCGTCGCGCCGCTACTGTCTGCCAGCGCGGAACCCGGCACACGGCCGTCCACGGAGGGCGGACCCGGGCCCCGCGCAAGCGGAAGGGAGCGGTTCCACGTGGCGTCCCATCGCCGGCCCGGCCTCACCGGCCTCGACCGGAACACGAAGATCACCGTCCTCACCGCCGCAGCGGCCACCGCCGCGGTCGCCATGACGGGAGCACCCGCCGGCGCGGCCCCCGGCCTCCCGCAGGACCCCTCGGCGGGCGCCCGAGCCCAAGTCGACCGGCTCTTCGAGGAAGCCGAGCAGGCCACCGAACGCTTCAACGAGGCCGGTGAGAAGGCCGACCGGCTCCGCGCCGAGATCAGCCGCGCCCAGGACTCGGTCGCCCGGGGCCAGGACCGCATCAACACCATGCGCGGGGTCCTCGGCGCCTTCGCCGGAGCCCAGTACCGCTCGGACGGCATGGACCCCACCCTCTCGCTGATGCTGTCGGACAATCCCGACGACTACCTCGACAAGGCGGCCGTCCTCGGCCGGCTCGGCGACCGCCAGGCCGACCAGCTCGACGAACTCCGCGACGAGCAGCGCCGGATCGCCCTGCAACGCCGGGAGGCCTCCCACAAGCTCGCCGAACTGGACGCCCTGCGCACGGACGTCGCCCGGCACAAGAGGTCCGTCACCGCGAAGCTCGCCGCCGCCCGCCGGCTGCTGAACGCGATGCCCTCGCAGGAACGGGCCGACTTCGAACGCGCCTCCCGCTCCGGCGACCGGCCCGGCTCGCTCCCCGAGATCCCCTCCGCCGGCGCGTCCTCGGGCCGGGCCGCGACCGCCGTGATGGCGGCCCGGGCCGCCGTGGGTCGCCCGTACGTGTGGGGTTCCACCGGCCCCTCCGGCTTCGACTGCTCCGGGCTGATGGTGTGGTCCTACCGCCAGGCCGGCGTCTCGCTGCCGCGCACCTCACAGGCGCAGCGGCACGCGGGCCGGCAGGTGCCGCTGTCGCAGGCCCGGCCCGGCGACCTGGTGACGTACCGCTCGGACGCCAGCCACGTCGGCATGTACGTCGGCAACGGTCAGGTGGTCCACGCCCCCTACCCGGGCGCGCGGGTGCGCTACGACCCCGTCGGCATGATGCCGGTGTCCTCGGTGACCCGGCCCTGAGGCGGACGCTGCGTACGATCGACTGATGCTCCCGCGTCATCGGCCGGTCGTACGAATCCTGCCCCTGCTG of the Streptomyces sp. NBC_01426 genome contains:
- a CDS encoding C40 family peptidase; the protein is MASHRRPGLTGLDRNTKITVLTAAAATAAVAMTGAPAGAAPGLPQDPSAGARAQVDRLFEEAEQATERFNEAGEKADRLRAEISRAQDSVARGQDRINTMRGVLGAFAGAQYRSDGMDPTLSLMLSDNPDDYLDKAAVLGRLGDRQADQLDELRDEQRRIALQRREASHKLAELDALRTDVARHKRSVTAKLAAARRLLNAMPSQERADFERASRSGDRPGSLPEIPSAGASSGRAATAVMAARAAVGRPYVWGSTGPSGFDCSGLMVWSYRQAGVSLPRTSQAQRHAGRQVPLSQARPGDLVTYRSDASHVGMYVGNGQVVHAPYPGARVRYDPVGMMPVSSVTRP